GACATTATGCTTCCTGACGGAAACGGGCTGGACTTGTTGAAAGAACTTCAAGCCTTGGGCAAGCGTACCAATGTGATTATCTTGTCGGCGAAAGATTCTATAGAAGATAAGGTCGTTGGATTGGATTTGGGCGCGGATGACTATTTGCCGAAACCGTTTCATCTGGCAGAGCTGCATGCACGGCTGAAAAGCTTGTTCCGGCGGAGCCAGCGGGAGGGCGAGCACAAGATGCAAGTGGGTAACATTGAGGTCTATCCCGATCAGTTCCGTGTGATGATAAACGGGAAGCAGGTAGAGCTGAACCGGAAAGAATATGATATCCTGTATTATTTCATGTCGCGTCCGGGGAGGCTGGTTAATAAAAACACGCTTGCTGAATCGGTGTGGGGTGACCATATCGACCAGGTGGATAATTTTGACTTCATATATGCGCAAATCAAGAATTTAAGGAAGCGCCTGAAAGATGCGGGAGCTACGCCTGAGTTGAAATCGGTGTACGGTTTCGGATATAAATTTGTGGTCGAATGAAACTGTTTCATCTGGTATTATGGCGTTTGTCATTGGCTTTGGTTGTTGTCTTTACTGTGTGGGCAGGGCTTTTCTATATGGCTATTATAGAAGAAGTGAACGATGAAGTCGATGATTCGCTCGAAGATTACTCCGAGCAGCTCATTGTGCGTTCCTTGCTGGGAGAGAAAATGCCTGATACGAGTAATGGCTCGAATAACCAGTATTACTTGTATGAGGTGAGCAAGGAGTATGCGGCGGCGTATCCCCAAATTACTTACCGGGATGAGATGGTGTATATTACCGAGAAAAGAGAGGAAGAGCCTGCACGGGTGCTGATTACGATTTTCCGTGCGTCCAACGACCGTTATATGGAGTTGGTTGTATATACTCCGACGATAGAGAAAATGGATTTGCAACGTGCCATATTGGGTTGGATTGTATTTTTGTATGTCTTGCTTTTATTGGTCATATTATTGATTACGGCATGGGTGTACCGGCGTAACATGAAGCCTTTATACCGTTTGTTGGGGTGGCTGGACCGTTATCAGTTGGGACATCCGAACGAGCCGTTGGATAATCAGACTAAAATTACGGAATTCCACCATCTGAACGAGACGGTTTCGGAATTTGCGGAGCGGAATGAAAAGCTTTTCGAGCAGCAAAAGCAGTTTATCGGAAATGCCTCGCACGAAATGCAGACACCGTTGGCGATATGCCGCAACCGGCTGGAGATGTTGATGGAGGATGAAAGCTTGTCCGAACGGCAGTTGGGAGAATTGATAAAAACCCATCGTACACTTGAAAACCTGACTCGCATGAACCGTTCGTTGTTGCTCTTGTGCAAGATAGAGAACGGACAATACATGGACAGGCATCAGGTTTGCCTGAATGAATTGCTGAAGCATTACGTGGATGATTATCGGGAAGTATATGCCTATCGGAAGATTCGGGTGGAAATGGAACTGAAGGAATCGTTTTGTGTGGAAATGAACGATTCGCTGGCTACGGTTCTGGTCACAAACCTGCTGAAAAACGCTTTTGTGCATAATGTGGACGGAGGGGTTATCCGAATTGAAACCAGCAGGCAGGCTTTTGTAATCCGGAATACGGGTAGTGAGGCATTGGACGGCAAACGCATTTTCGAACGTTTCTATCAAGGAAAGAAGAAAGAAGGTTCTACCGGACTGGGGTTGGCTTTGGCGGACACCATTTGTAAGATGAGCCAATTGCAAATCCGTTATTTTTATGAAAAAGACTTGCATTGCTTCGAAATTTCAAAATCTTTTCAGAATCCCTCTTCATCTTTGTGATAGGCTCAGAGAAAAATA
The Phocaeicola salanitronis DSM 18170 genome window above contains:
- a CDS encoding response regulator transcription factor, with translation MKILIVEDDQDLREITTRSLEKERYVVSQAPDYRTALLKIEDYDYDCILLDIMLPDGNGLDLLKELQALGKRTNVIILSAKDSIEDKVVGLDLGADDYLPKPFHLAELHARLKSLFRRSQREGEHKMQVGNIEVYPDQFRVMINGKQVELNRKEYDILYYFMSRPGRLVNKNTLAESVWGDHIDQVDNFDFIYAQIKNLRKRLKDAGATPELKSVYGFGYKFVVE
- a CDS encoding sensor histidine kinase; this encodes MKLFHLVLWRLSLALVVVFTVWAGLFYMAIIEEVNDEVDDSLEDYSEQLIVRSLLGEKMPDTSNGSNNQYYLYEVSKEYAAAYPQITYRDEMVYITEKREEEPARVLITIFRASNDRYMELVVYTPTIEKMDLQRAILGWIVFLYVLLLLVILLITAWVYRRNMKPLYRLLGWLDRYQLGHPNEPLDNQTKITEFHHLNETVSEFAERNEKLFEQQKQFIGNASHEMQTPLAICRNRLEMLMEDESLSERQLGELIKTHRTLENLTRMNRSLLLLCKIENGQYMDRHQVCLNELLKHYVDDYREVYAYRKIRVEMELKESFCVEMNDSLATVLVTNLLKNAFVHNVDGGVIRIETSRQAFVIRNTGSEALDGKRIFERFYQGKKKEGSTGLGLALADTICKMSQLQIRYFYEKDLHCFEISKSFQNPSSSL